The proteins below are encoded in one region of Planctopirus limnophila DSM 3776:
- a CDS encoding RNA polymerase sigma factor translates to MTETSEIQLVDRCLEGEPDATVLFVRKFERLVYSIAIRMLGHHQDAEDVTQESLTRAIRHLGNWNPARPLKPWLLAIVVNRCKSRLSLKSRPQGSSLEEHSAQHLSVPATQTQSAIQAETALQIQVAMESLKPEYRQVFELFYKEERSVDEISQLLNVPEGTVKTWLHRGRKALATILKERQLISESSK, encoded by the coding sequence ATGACTGAAACGTCGGAAATCCAGCTTGTCGATCGTTGCCTCGAGGGTGAACCTGACGCGACAGTTCTCTTCGTGCGCAAATTTGAGCGACTCGTCTATTCCATTGCAATCCGCATGCTGGGACATCATCAGGATGCGGAAGATGTCACCCAGGAATCACTCACGCGGGCCATCAGGCATCTGGGTAACTGGAATCCCGCACGTCCGCTGAAACCCTGGCTGTTAGCGATTGTCGTCAACCGCTGCAAATCCAGACTGAGCTTGAAATCTCGTCCGCAGGGATCTTCCCTCGAAGAGCATTCGGCACAGCACCTCAGTGTCCCGGCAACTCAGACGCAATCGGCCATCCAGGCAGAGACCGCACTTCAAATTCAAGTGGCTATGGAGAGCCTTAAGCCCGAATATCGACAGGTCTTTGAATTGTTTTACAAAGAAGAGCGATCTGTCGATGAAATCTCTCAACTCCTGAATGTTCCTGAAGGAACCGTCAAGACCTGGCTCCATCGCGGTCGCAAGGCTCTCGCAACAATTCTCAAAGAGCGACAACTCATTTCCGAATCCTCAAAATGA